Sequence from the Osmerus eperlanus chromosome 23, fOsmEpe2.1, whole genome shotgun sequence genome:
TACAACCGAAGAGTTGACAGTTTTCACTTCTACCTTTTTTTCCGCAATTGGGTATAAAAGCAGAGGGCAAAGGCCTGACAGTGATAAACCTGGCTCATGTCCCACACAAACACCGTTCAGGCAATGACTGAAGCCAAAGAGACACCAGTTATCCATTACCTGGACCAGTGTTCCACAGCTGTTCAACCCAAACTCAAACAGGACTCTGGAATTGTTCATCTCTTTGGGCGTGCAGGTCTTCTGCAGAAGAGATGTCCTGGAAGGGTCTGCACCATTTAAGACTTCGGTCACCACAGTCATCACCCCATGAGTGGAACACACTGATTGGAGCGATGATTAGAGCAAATTTCAAACATTCCAACTCTGGAATCTGAAGAAACCTAGAGTTTTTCAAAAAGGGTTTCAGCAAATCCACTAATGCCCAACTCACCAATGAGCTCTGTGGTATCAAAGTGGCATTGCATTGTCACAGACTGCTGAATCTCTGGAGTCTTCAAATTCCTTGATTGGATTTCCAACGAGCCGACAAACTGACTCAAAGTTATATTCTATTGACAAACAGAAAACCGATTAAAATGTCTGGTTCACAAAGCCCACTTCAGGTCATTAGTGTAAACTTAACGGACCAGACCAACCTCATAGCTGTAGCCAATGGTAAAGAGGGGCACGTCCAGAATGATACTCTGGCTGTTGTTCGTCACAACATATCCTCTCTGGGCGGCCAGCTCTGGGGTCAGAGGATCCGGGCCAATGGCAACCTCCCACAGGTCGTCAACAGGTTCATGGTTCCATTGGAAGCTGATGCCGTTCTCCGAACAGAAACCATCAATGCTGGGAGGGACTTGGGAGAGAAGAGCATCTGGTAAGGTCTAGCAAGTCATTCATTTGCACTGAAAACTTTTAAGGGAACTTACACACGTCCGTCAGCTCAGCCACAACTGATGCTAGGTGGTAGAACGGCTCCTCCTGATCCATTATGGTCAAAGTGAAGTTGATGTCCAACATAAACTGAAGAAGCCCCTCTTCCAAGTACTGTGGAGAACAATCATAAACCACGCACCAAATACCACAAGTCAACCCATTTTGAGACACTGCTCCATTTCTTACCAGCTTCGAAAGAGAGTCTTCAAAGGGCACCCTGAGAACATAGGCGTGGGTGCCATTTGGCAATGACCCTCTCGCAATGGAGAAGCTGCTCTCCTGTGTCAGGGGCACAGTGAAGTCCTGCCCATTCAGGTTTACCGCAACCAGAGTCACATCAGAGGGGAGGTTTCCAAAGTAAACGATAAACACGCGCTCCTCAACATCCGTTTCTAAAAGAGGGCAGGAGTCATGTGAAgacgttggggggggggggggtcatcgaTTTGAATGCTTCAATTACTCAGAAGCCGCTTACGGTTCATGGTGAAGGGGTGCCAAGTCAGCAAAGGTGTGACCATAGGTCTATGCTGACGGAGTCTGGTCTCAACACCCTCCTCGGTCACAAAGACTTGCTCGTAGTATAGATGTACCACATATAACTCATTATACGTTTTTTCCATGACAAAACTCTGCACAGAAACAAATGCATTTCAGTTTTACTCCAAAGAAAAGAGCAAATTGTCAGTCATAATAAAAATGGCAGACGCTCCCAACCTTCCTGTATCCTGCAGAATGAAAGGGGATGCCTATCAGGACGGTAGCATTGTTGATCTCCATGGTGTAATCCCCCTGAGTCGTGTTGTGAAACTGGAGCTGGCCATTCACCCCCATGCTGATTGATTGCACCGCAAACTTTGAAGGGTCCAAAACCAGAGGGGGCAGCAGAGTGGGGGTTTCCCAGACCATCCTGGAGCCCTCATAATGCCCTCTATCTAGAGACCAGGAGTCAACG
This genomic interval carries:
- the LOC134010031 gene encoding uncharacterized protein LOC134010031, with translation MSLWVWLKILGFLSVSLCGKAQDNQNVTFQMECRERYFLISTDLSLSGTETRFEAVDDKGVHPITKEYGFTCGYIFSIMVEHFEFRASYFSCHTDNQKDEAFTFHFNLITTNGDGEEIFHTVIETCYPSIPWSSREVTCEEDYVEVILRRDVFCPSYTTADNWDRMVQDLATSGWQVMFNREGVQPTTMSISMARSLGYLFDALPERLLFRSPFGQPHAFISLVNGVFLEVIHPTLYSRQKWLVVMVDLVAACSTDRGHYEGSRMVWETPTLLPPLVLDPSKFAVQSISMGVNGQLQFHNTTQGDYTMEINNATVLIGIPFHSAGYRKSFVMEKTYNELYVVHLYYEQVFVTEEGVETRLRQHRPMVTPLLTWHPFTMNQTDVEERVFIVYFGNLPSDVTLVAVNLNGQDFTVPLTQESSFSIARGSLPNGTHAYVLRVPFEDSLSKLYLEEGLLQFMLDINFTLTIMDQEEPFYHLASVVAELTDVFPPSIDGFCSENGISFQWNHEPVDDLWEVAIGPDPLTPELAAQRGYVVTNNSQSIILDVPLFTIGYSYENITLSQFVGSLEIQSRNLKTPEIQQSVTMQCHFDTTELIVCSTHGVMTVVTEVLNGADPSRTSLLQKTCTPKEMNNSRVLFEFGLNSCGTLVQVDYQNVIYENEIIIEQSTEAPVIKKATLRGVVRCVYPLAGLSKLFTEWRFESEAPGQGTVVYTTDPRSFYPVTTIKPIEQCSQTTTPPSTMATPPRIGASIGALPAGHPSASYVRVLQWQGQVFTEAL